From a single Marinobacter sp. SS13-12 genomic region:
- a CDS encoding response regulator, with protein sequence MTTIRILIVEDDRRIAEIQRRFVERLDDVELCGIAHSLEDARDLTEVMAPDLILLDIYFPDGNGLELLRELRAQDSSSDVILITAAKEVDSLRSALRGGVFDYILKPLVFERLEEAVSRYRDHLQHLSGLVQVAQKEVDVLLPRSGDSSPPKRPERLPKGIDSITLDKIREVVSSGGQWSAEEVGNAMGASRTTARRYLEFLVGMSELTAEVTYGSVGRPERRYHI encoded by the coding sequence GTGACCACTATCCGAATCCTGATCGTCGAAGATGACCGCAGGATTGCCGAAATCCAGCGACGGTTTGTGGAGCGGCTTGACGACGTGGAGCTGTGTGGCATCGCTCACAGCCTCGAAGACGCCCGTGATCTCACTGAAGTCATGGCACCCGACCTGATCCTGCTGGATATCTATTTTCCGGATGGCAACGGGCTGGAACTGCTCCGGGAGCTCCGGGCTCAGGATAGCAGTAGCGATGTCATTCTCATCACCGCTGCCAAGGAGGTAGATTCTCTCAGGAGCGCCCTGCGTGGTGGCGTTTTCGATTATATTCTCAAACCCCTGGTCTTTGAGCGTCTCGAGGAGGCCGTCAGCCGCTATCGCGACCACCTGCAGCACCTGTCGGGCCTCGTGCAGGTCGCACAGAAAGAAGTTGATGTCCTGCTACCCAGAAGTGGCGACTCCTCCCCGCCGAAGCGGCCGGAAAGACTGCCCAAGGGCATTGACAGTATTACGCTGGATAAAATCCGCGAGGTCGTCTCATCGGGCGGCCAATGGAGCGCGGAAGAAGTCGGCAATGCCATGGGGGCATCGCGAACTACTGCCCGCCGCTACCTGGAGTTCCTGGTGGGCATGAGTGAGCTGACGGCGGAAGTGACTTACGGCAGCGTTGGGCGCCCGGAAAGGCGTTACCACATCTAG
- a CDS encoding sensor histidine kinase produces the protein MILTLGFVSAVQTILIGVFAGYYLSDSLFDEIGQRALMVSKTVAAAPSVIEGVQQRDIDELNRLATRMTLTNEALFIVIGDHYGIRLAHPTADRIGRSMADDDGDWGLRALKEGEAYVARAKGSLGESMRGKAPVIDPDTGDIIGIVSVGYGVNQVDAIIRRYSFVLYSVVGLTLLVSIFIAMVIAGRFKRAIFGLEPEEIARLFQERDATLQSVREGIIAINRDGVITTFNRTALETLGIDPDTPLTGRPILEVLPESDLLSVLESGVPDFDREVWLQNRQMIVNRLPVRQGTEIIGVVASFRLRDEVDQVSRQLTRIQQYADTLRSQTHEYSNKLHTIAGLIQIEAYEEALNLIGSEVSDHQALIHLLLDAVPDPVIAGCLLGKYNRAREMGLRLHIDSESRMTDIPPDLPRDQLVSVLGNLIDNALEATRQQTGAGGIVQLSMTDLGHELIFEVQDQGPGIPEDARQKIFEKGVSTKQGTEHGYGLHLVRQFLNRWGGSITVDDLPGEGSRFTLYLPKHGKGRDHQ, from the coding sequence ATGATCCTCACGCTCGGATTCGTCAGCGCTGTGCAGACGATCCTGATTGGCGTGTTCGCCGGCTATTACCTCAGTGACTCCCTGTTTGATGAAATCGGACAACGGGCGCTTATGGTCTCGAAAACCGTCGCGGCAGCCCCCTCAGTCATTGAAGGCGTGCAGCAGCGGGACATCGACGAACTGAACCGGCTGGCAACCCGTATGACACTGACCAACGAAGCCCTTTTCATTGTTATTGGCGACCACTACGGCATCAGGCTTGCGCATCCCACCGCGGACCGCATCGGCCGTTCCATGGCAGACGATGACGGCGATTGGGGCCTGCGCGCCCTGAAGGAGGGCGAGGCCTACGTTGCAAGAGCCAAGGGCAGCCTCGGCGAATCCATGCGTGGCAAGGCACCGGTGATTGATCCGGATACCGGGGATATTATCGGCATTGTGTCGGTGGGTTATGGGGTCAATCAGGTGGATGCGATTATCAGACGCTACAGTTTCGTGCTGTACAGCGTTGTGGGTCTCACCCTCCTGGTCAGCATATTCATTGCCATGGTCATTGCCGGCCGTTTCAAGCGCGCCATATTCGGACTGGAACCGGAGGAAATCGCACGCCTGTTCCAGGAGCGGGACGCCACGCTTCAGTCGGTCAGGGAAGGCATCATCGCCATCAACCGTGACGGCGTCATTACCACATTTAACAGGACTGCCCTGGAAACTCTTGGCATTGATCCCGACACTCCCCTTACAGGCAGGCCAATTCTCGAAGTGCTACCGGAAAGTGACCTGCTTTCGGTACTGGAATCCGGTGTTCCCGACTTTGACCGGGAAGTCTGGCTGCAAAATCGGCAAATGATCGTCAACCGGTTACCCGTCCGCCAGGGCACAGAAATTATCGGCGTGGTGGCGAGTTTCAGGCTACGGGACGAAGTGGACCAGGTGAGCCGGCAACTTACCCGCATACAGCAATACGCTGATACCTTGAGAAGCCAGACCCACGAATACTCCAACAAACTCCACACCATTGCCGGCCTGATCCAGATCGAAGCCTACGAGGAGGCGTTGAACCTGATCGGCAGCGAAGTCAGCGATCACCAGGCTCTGATTCACTTGCTGCTGGATGCCGTCCCCGATCCCGTGATCGCCGGCTGCCTTCTGGGCAAATACAACCGGGCCCGGGAAATGGGCCTTCGGCTCCATATTGATTCCGAAAGTCGCATGACGGATATTCCACCGGACCTGCCCCGTGACCAATTGGTCAGCGTGCTGGGCAACCTGATCGACAACGCCCTGGAAGCAACACGCCAGCAGACCGGTGCTGGTGGAATTGTTCAGCTGTCCATGACAGACCTCGGCCATGAACTGATCTTCGAGGTTCAGGATCAGGGGCCGGGCATTCCCGAAGACGCGCGGCAGAAAATTTTCGAGAAAGGCGTGAGCACAAAGCAGGGCACGGAACACGGCTATGGTCTGCACCTGGTGCGTCAGTTCCTGAATCGCTGGGGAGGCTCCATCACGGTTGACGATCTCCCCGGGGAAGGCTCCCGCTTCACACTCTACCTTCCGAAACACGGTAAAGGGAGGGATCACCAGTGA
- a CDS encoding sigma-54 dependent transcriptional regulator, producing the protein MTDVSVIFVDDDPHIRQAIAQTLNLEDMPVACFEDAPSGLEKITSEYDGVVLCDYNMPGMDGIEMLDRVRAVDETIPVIILTGQGDISTAVTAMQRGAYDFIEKPFDEDELLELLRHALEKRNLALENRRLKAQLKQLARPGPRILGNSPSMQKVVATIDPILDISANILLQGETGSGKDAIARYIHENSPRSSHNFVAINCGAVPEHLIESELFGHEAGAFTGADKRRIGKIEYAHKGTLFLDELESMPMALQVKLLRVLEEQRVERLGSNQVQEVDVRIIAATKADLKTLSDEFEFRADLYYRLNVVKVDIPPLRERKEDIPLLFHHFVLIAAARYDRESIPLDASQAARLMQHSWPGNVRELRNLAERYVLLGPAALKEDDPSATANVAARQTLSEMMDGFERSAIISALNACQGSIKDTMVQLGIARKTLYDKMRKHGLDKSQFKD; encoded by the coding sequence ATGACAGACGTATCGGTAATCTTTGTGGATGACGACCCGCACATACGCCAGGCAATCGCCCAGACCCTTAACCTCGAAGACATGCCGGTTGCCTGTTTTGAGGATGCTCCATCCGGCCTGGAGAAAATAACATCCGAGTATGACGGCGTTGTGTTGTGTGACTACAACATGCCGGGTATGGATGGCATCGAGATGCTGGACCGGGTAAGGGCTGTGGATGAGACCATCCCGGTGATCATACTCACGGGGCAGGGCGACATAAGCACGGCGGTGACTGCCATGCAGCGTGGCGCCTATGATTTTATAGAGAAGCCGTTTGATGAGGACGAGCTTCTTGAACTGCTGCGCCACGCCCTGGAGAAACGTAACCTGGCTCTGGAAAACCGTCGCCTGAAAGCTCAGTTGAAGCAGCTGGCACGGCCTGGCCCCCGTATTCTGGGGAATTCTCCGAGCATGCAGAAGGTGGTGGCGACCATTGATCCGATTCTGGATATTTCCGCCAATATTCTGCTGCAGGGGGAGACCGGCTCCGGTAAGGATGCAATTGCACGGTATATCCATGAGAACAGCCCCCGCAGTAGTCACAACTTCGTGGCCATTAACTGTGGCGCGGTGCCGGAGCACCTGATTGAGAGCGAGCTCTTTGGCCACGAGGCCGGCGCCTTTACCGGCGCGGACAAACGCCGCATTGGTAAAATCGAGTATGCCCACAAGGGCACCCTGTTCCTGGATGAACTGGAAAGCATGCCCATGGCGCTTCAGGTGAAGCTGCTGCGGGTACTCGAAGAGCAGCGCGTTGAACGCCTGGGTAGCAATCAGGTGCAGGAAGTGGATGTGCGCATCATTGCTGCCACCAAGGCTGACCTGAAAACACTGAGTGACGAATTTGAGTTTCGGGCCGACCTGTACTACCGTCTGAACGTGGTGAAGGTGGATATTCCGCCGTTGCGTGAGCGCAAGGAAGATATCCCGCTGCTGTTTCACCACTTCGTACTGATCGCAGCGGCCCGGTATGACCGCGAGAGTATTCCACTCGATGCCAGCCAGGCAGCACGGTTGATGCAGCATTCCTGGCCGGGCAATGTGCGGGAGCTGCGCAATCTGGCAGAACGTTACGTGCTGCTGGGGCCAGCGGCACTGAAAGAAGACGACCCGTCCGCGACCGCTAATGTGGCGGCGCGCCAGACCCTGTCGGAAATGATGGACGGGTTCGAGCGTTCGGCGATCATAAGCGCGCTGAATGCCTGCCAGGGCAGCATCAAGGACACCATGGTCCAACTCGGCATCGCCCGTAAAACGCTGTACGACAAGATGAGAAAGCACGGGCTTGATAAGTCGCAGTTCAAGGATTGA
- a CDS encoding tripartite tricarboxylate transporter substrate-binding protein has translation MMIKRCLSFVAAAAFSLHATAWQPSGKVECIAPSDPGGGWDFTCRSAGNVLRDLGLVDGSVQTVNMAGAGGGVAYAHTVSKRAEDDKLIVAASTATTTRLAQKQFPGLDADMVTWIGALGADYGVIAVGKDSRYENLNQLLDAIKENPKSVKFAGGSARGGWDHLKVLIAAKAAGADQLPAIPYLSYNNGGEAMTQVVGGQVDAFTGDVSEITGFMSSGDLRVLAVLADERLPGDFADIPTAKEQGIDAVGPNWRGFYMPKGASSESKTFWTNTINTLYASEQWKKVMKANGLIPFHPPAGEFDGFVRQQVQDIEDLSREIGLLK, from the coding sequence ATGATGATCAAACGATGTCTGTCGTTCGTCGCGGCAGCGGCTTTCAGCCTTCATGCCACCGCGTGGCAACCTTCCGGAAAAGTTGAATGTATTGCCCCGTCAGATCCGGGCGGTGGCTGGGATTTCACCTGCCGCAGTGCCGGCAATGTGCTCAGGGACCTGGGACTGGTCGATGGCAGTGTGCAGACGGTGAACATGGCAGGGGCCGGGGGTGGCGTTGCGTACGCTCACACCGTCAGCAAACGCGCTGAAGATGACAAGCTGATCGTAGCGGCATCAACAGCAACCACCACTCGTCTGGCCCAGAAGCAGTTTCCCGGTCTGGACGCGGACATGGTGACCTGGATCGGCGCGCTCGGTGCAGATTATGGCGTTATTGCCGTGGGCAAGGACTCTCGGTATGAGAATCTGAATCAGCTGCTGGACGCTATCAAGGAGAACCCCAAGTCCGTCAAGTTCGCCGGTGGCAGCGCCAGGGGCGGCTGGGACCACCTGAAAGTCCTGATCGCCGCAAAGGCTGCGGGTGCCGATCAGCTGCCCGCCATTCCCTACCTTTCCTACAACAACGGCGGCGAGGCCATGACCCAGGTAGTTGGCGGTCAGGTCGACGCCTTTACCGGTGACGTCTCCGAAATAACCGGCTTTATGTCATCCGGTGATCTTCGTGTGTTGGCGGTGCTGGCGGATGAACGCCTGCCGGGTGATTTTGCCGATATCCCGACAGCGAAAGAGCAGGGCATCGATGCGGTTGGCCCGAACTGGCGGGGCTTCTACATGCCTAAAGGCGCCTCCAGTGAGTCGAAGACATTCTGGACCAACACGATCAATACCCTCTACGCCAGCGAGCAGTGGAAAAAGGTCATGAAGGCCAACGGCCTCATCCCGTTCCATCCTCCTGCAGGCGAGTTTGACGGGTTTGTTCGGCAACAGGTGCAGGACATTGAGGACCTGTCCCGGGAAATAGGGCTGCTGAAATGA